From Arachis stenosperma cultivar V10309 chromosome 2, arast.V10309.gnm1.PFL2, whole genome shotgun sequence, one genomic window encodes:
- the LOC130962998 gene encoding putative pentatricopeptide repeat-containing protein At1g69350, mitochondrial has protein sequence MYGVYCLGDAQKVFDEMPEGDLVSWSSVICCYVENGRPSEGLEMFRRMLSKQIRPDKITLLSVAEGCARIGCLRLVNSIQGYAIRSEMVGDSSLSNALIIMYGQYGHLRRAEGLFKFLTDRSTACWTSMVSSYNRNECFREALASFIQMQESQVEPNAVTMINALYSCARLGRLKEGKSVHCFILRKAMDLGDLDIGPALVEFYVACWEPSSCHKLLYITENIVSWNILISFYARAGLHDNAMVLFANMLGKGLIPDSYSLASSISASAGIGSIEFGQKIHGHAMKRGFMDEFVQNSLIDMYLKYGFADLAYLVFDKITEKSIVTWNCMISGLSQNGFSVAALKLFDQMYFNCLKIDEVTLCAIQARSNLGYLEEGK, from the coding sequence ATGTATGGTGTGTACTGTTTGGGTGATGCCCAGAAGGTGTTCGATGAAATGCCTGAGGGGGACTTGGTTTCGTGGAGTTCTGTTATCTGTTGTTATGTTGAGAATGGAAGGCCCAGTGAAGGGCTGGAAATGTTTCGCCGGATGCTTTCAAAGCAAATTAGACCTGACAAGATCACTTTGCTTAGTGTAGCCGAAGGTTGTGCTAGAATTGGTTGTCTGAGGCTGGTGAACTCAATCCAGGGGTATGCAATCAGAAGTGAAATGGTTGGTGATAGTAGTTTGAGTAATGCACTTATCATTATGTATGGCCAATACGGTCACTTGCGAAGAGCAGAAGGGCTCTTTAAATTCCTCACTGATCGAAGTACTGCCTGTTGGACTTCTATGGTTTCGTCCTATAATCGAAATGAGTGCTTTAGAGAAGCACTTGCGAGTTTTATCCAGATGCAGGAGTCACAAGTGGAACCAAATGCAGTGACAATGATTAATGCTCTGTATTCATGTGCTAGATTAGGGCGGTTGAAAGAGGGGAAGTCAGTTCATTGCTTTATTTTAAGAAAAGCAATGGATTTAGGAGATCTTGATATCGGTCCTGCGCTGGTGGAGTTTTATGTTGCATGTTGGGAACCAAGCAGTTGTCATAAACTTCTTTATATAACCGAAAATATTGTGTCATGGAACATACTTATATCGTTTTATGCTAGGGCGGGATTACATGACAATGCAATGGTACTCTTTGCTAATATGTTGGGTAAGGGGTTAATCCCGGACTCATATAGCCTAGCAAGTTCTATTTCAGCAAGTGCAGGCATTGGTTCGATAGAATTCGGACAGAAGATACACGGCCATGCCATGAAAAGAGGTTTCATGGATGAATTTGTTCAGAACTCCTTGATAGACATGTATTTAAAATACGGCTTTGCAGACTTGGCATACCTGGTTTTTGACAAGATTACAGAAAAAAGTATTGTGACATGGAACTGCATGATTTCTGGGCTTTCTCAGAATGGCTTTTCAGTAGCAGCACTCAAATTATTTGATCAGATGTACTTCAATTGTCTGAAGATTGACGAAGTAACCTTATGTGCAATTCAAGCTCGTTCCAATTTGGGCTATCTTGAGGAGGGAAAATAG
- the LOC130962999 gene encoding putative pentatricopeptide repeat-containing protein At1g69350, mitochondrial, giving the protein MYAKSGDLQTAKRVFDIMPEKSVVSWSAMIAAYGIHGQMIEAGSLFTKMVESGIRPNEVTFMNILSAFDLLSRAGDLDGAHRIIKSMLFPVDSSIWGAILNGCRIHGRKDLIRQINNDLQEISTDDTGYYTLLSNIYAEGGYLHESRAVRTKMEGMGLKKVPGYSTIEVDRKIYRFGAGNASESKEIYMFEEYLRSLGQLCDVEGYNNIFSEHFNIKELAEES; this is encoded by the exons ATGTATGCCAAATCTGGAGACCTTCAAACAGCCAAACGAGTTTTCGATATCATGCCAGAGAAAAGCGTGGTGTCATGGAGTGCCATGATCGCTGCTTATGGTATACATGGTCAAATGATTGAGGCTGGTTCACTCTTCACAAAAATGGTAGAGTCAGGCATCAGACCAAACGAAGTAACCTTCATGAATATCTTATCCGCAT TCGACCTCCTAAGCCGCGCTGGTGATCTTGATGGAGCAcacagaataattaaatcaatGCTCTTCCCTGTAGATTCTAGCATATGGGGAGCTATACTTAACGGATGCCGAATTCATGGTAGGAAAGACCTGATTCGACAAATTAACAATGACCTTCAAGAAATAAGTACAGATGATACAGGGTACTATACGTTGTTATCTAATATATATGCCGAAGGAGGATACCTCCATGAATCCAGAGCGGTGAGAACAAAGATGGAAGGGATGGGACTAAAGAAGGTTCCTGGTTATAGCACCATTGAAGTTGATAGGAAAATCTACAGATTTGGAGCTGGGAATGCTTCTGAATCTAAAGAAATTTACATGTTTGAAGAATACTTACGAAGTTTGGGACAACTATGTGACGTAGAAGgctataataatatattttctgaGCATTTTAATATTAAAGAGCTTGCGGAGGAAAGCTAG